The following proteins are co-located in the Flammeovirga kamogawensis genome:
- a CDS encoding GDSL-type esterase/lipase family protein, whose protein sequence is MKLFDLIVLLLFFSRIVTAQTINIYPDNPHLQYTGRIEFSNPKVPTFSMPSSAIKVRFKGTAINAVLSSNNFDGNGKSYLYVIVDGKATPYNRTIIEVSGTKKSYEIATNLSDTFHTVELVKVSEYWSMVSFYGFDIPSNNTYALKAKPKRFIEFYGDSNPSGWSAWNDRDQGGDNESEGYFTYPGFVSRALNAEYVNFSAGGYGITPKMGERDLSRYYNKIHIKTDNPSTNYWDFENNYINKEPDVVVINLGANDFYNGATKAEQIESWKRFVTYLLRTHYQNTHIVLANSEGWAIGEPTDYIKEMIKDFQLNGEHNISYVKFPWLWGPDHAVISEQAGFADILAAHIAKVKGWDKPKPNQYSCFPKEGELLGNTSFESSILKIRPDGWRPISSAEAKTIVNTSNAKEGKAYVECEENGGIHQAVKAQKGDKYLISVWVKGTKGTGILGYEFRNQAQQVITKHNKVCTVTSNWTKVQFLSEEAPLGTWQINVVLKAGVNNKVKFDAVAMEAISVTSNSTKNKDLGK, encoded by the coding sequence ATGAAACTCTTTGATCTAATTGTGTTGTTACTTTTCTTCTCTAGAATTGTAACAGCACAAACAATTAATATTTACCCTGATAATCCACATCTTCAGTACACTGGACGTATCGAATTTTCTAACCCGAAAGTTCCTACTTTTAGTATGCCAAGTAGTGCTATTAAAGTTCGCTTTAAAGGAACGGCCATCAATGCGGTTTTATCAAGTAATAATTTTGATGGTAATGGCAAAAGCTATTTATATGTAATTGTTGATGGAAAAGCTACACCATACAATAGAACTATAATAGAGGTTTCAGGTACAAAAAAAAGCTACGAAATTGCAACGAATTTATCAGACACTTTTCATACTGTAGAACTTGTTAAAGTAAGCGAGTATTGGAGTATGGTTTCTTTTTATGGGTTTGATATTCCCTCAAATAACACATACGCTTTAAAGGCAAAACCAAAAAGATTTATAGAGTTTTATGGAGATTCAAACCCTTCGGGTTGGTCGGCATGGAACGACAGAGACCAAGGAGGTGATAACGAAAGTGAAGGTTATTTTACTTATCCAGGATTTGTATCAAGAGCATTAAATGCAGAATATGTCAACTTCTCTGCAGGAGGGTACGGAATAACACCAAAAATGGGAGAAAGAGACCTGTCAAGATATTATAATAAAATCCATATTAAAACAGATAACCCATCTACTAATTATTGGGATTTTGAAAACAATTATATCAATAAAGAACCAGATGTTGTAGTTATCAATTTAGGAGCAAACGACTTTTATAATGGGGCAACCAAAGCCGAGCAAATTGAAAGCTGGAAACGCTTTGTTACTTATTTATTGAGAACGCATTATCAAAATACACACATTGTACTTGCAAATTCAGAAGGTTGGGCTATTGGCGAACCGACTGATTACATAAAGGAAATGATTAAAGATTTTCAATTAAATGGAGAACACAATATTTCTTATGTCAAATTTCCTTGGTTGTGGGGGCCAGATCATGCAGTTATTTCAGAACAAGCAGGTTTTGCAGATATTCTAGCAGCACATATTGCTAAAGTAAAAGGATGGGATAAGCCAAAACCAAATCAATATTCATGTTTTCCTAAAGAAGGAGAACTGTTAGGGAATACCTCTTTTGAAAGCAGTATTTTAAAAATAAGACCAGATGGATGGCGTCCAATTTCTTCTGCAGAAGCAAAAACTATAGTCAATACATCTAATGCAAAAGAAGGAAAGGCTTATGTTGAGTGTGAAGAAAATGGAGGGATTCATCAAGCAGTAAAAGCACAAAAAGGAGATAAATATTTAATTTCTGTGTGGGTAAAAGGAACGAAAGGTACTGGAATTTTAGGTTATGAATTTAGAAACCAAGCACAGCAAGTAATTACAAAACATAATAAGGTGTGTACGGTTACAAGTAACTGGACAAAAGTACAGTTTCTATCTGAAGAAGCTCCGTTAGGCACTTGGCAAATAAATGTTGTTTTAAAGGCAGGAGTAAACAATAAAGTAAAGTTTGATGCAGTAGCAATGGAAGCTATATCTGTTACAAGCAACTCAACTAAGAACAAAGATTTAGGTAAGTGA
- a CDS encoding GDSL-type esterase/lipase family protein → MNTITNFLIVVVLFALQSTVIAQTINVTPSNNYIQYSGRMTMKTPDAPVFSLPSTSIKINFNGTEVEGTFSNTLGNSFLYIIVDGNADPYNREIIKVTAKNQVFTLANNLSAGNHTLEIVKVNEYDTKVTFKGFTIKNGTGLLPPSARPSLKIEYYGDSNAAGWSAWDVRDEGYARLSGGYYTYPAMTARMLNAEVSNFSAGGHGVTDAVRKLDLKDHYDKIHITGGNQRVNKWDFENNYWGFTPDVVVINLGANDYYSGVTEAVMRSSWNELVTTLRTHYPNAHIVMANSKGWAFGEPADYVGDFVAERIANGDTNMSFVKFPWYWSDYHTVVNEHAGFANILAAHIANELNLPAPTPSELSSIAPYGSLGNGSFESSLIDGFADGWRPFATWSFPEYAADKTDAYDGTSYLVCPPTYGVMHAAPANVGDVFDLSVYARTQSGSRGRLKYEFRNQGQEVIEAGSVDVFDLDADWKQIILTTIPAPEGTWHINVILEALNSSTVEFDLAEMQLASSNGRQKLIKKSLEQELKYTIYPNPSVDRVKFSIDGMENEMPTYKVYNVQGVQQLNGKGTEIQIQNLSKGVYLIKVEGYAAPLKFIKK, encoded by the coding sequence ATGAACACAATTACAAATTTTTTGATTGTTGTAGTGCTTTTTGCATTACAAAGTACTGTTATCGCACAGACTATCAATGTCACTCCATCAAACAACTATATTCAGTATTCTGGAAGAATGACAATGAAGACCCCAGATGCTCCTGTTTTTAGTCTTCCAAGTACATCAATAAAAATTAATTTTAATGGAACAGAAGTAGAAGGTACATTTTCTAACACATTAGGAAATAGTTTTCTATATATTATTGTAGATGGAAATGCAGATCCTTATAACAGAGAAATCATAAAAGTTACCGCTAAAAATCAGGTGTTTACTTTAGCAAATAACCTTTCTGCAGGAAACCATACATTGGAGATTGTAAAAGTAAACGAATACGATACTAAGGTTACTTTTAAAGGTTTTACAATTAAGAATGGTACAGGACTTTTACCTCCTTCGGCTAGACCCTCACTTAAAATAGAATATTACGGAGATAGTAATGCAGCAGGTTGGTCAGCTTGGGATGTAAGAGATGAAGGATATGCACGATTATCTGGAGGGTATTATACATACCCAGCAATGACGGCCAGAATGTTGAATGCAGAAGTTTCTAATTTTTCTGCAGGTGGACATGGCGTAACTGATGCTGTACGTAAGTTAGATTTAAAAGATCATTACGATAAAATTCATATTACAGGAGGAAACCAAAGAGTAAACAAATGGGATTTTGAGAATAACTATTGGGGATTTACTCCAGATGTAGTTGTTATTAATTTAGGAGCGAATGATTATTATTCTGGTGTAACGGAAGCAGTAATGAGAAGCAGTTGGAATGAATTAGTAACTACATTAAGAACACATTACCCAAATGCTCATATTGTAATGGCAAATTCTAAAGGGTGGGCCTTTGGAGAACCTGCAGATTATGTTGGCGATTTTGTTGCTGAAAGAATTGCAAACGGAGATACAAATATGTCGTTTGTGAAATTCCCTTGGTATTGGAGCGATTATCATACAGTTGTAAATGAACATGCAGGTTTTGCAAATATTTTAGCTGCACATATCGCAAATGAATTAAACTTACCAGCACCAACACCTAGCGAATTGTCTTCTATTGCACCTTATGGCTCTTTAGGAAATGGTAGTTTTGAATCTTCTTTAATAGATGGGTTTGCGGATGGTTGGAGACCTTTTGCAACCTGGTCTTTTCCAGAATACGCAGCAGATAAAACAGATGCTTATGATGGGACAAGCTATTTAGTATGCCCTCCAACTTATGGTGTTATGCATGCAGCTCCTGCTAATGTTGGAGATGTATTTGATTTATCAGTATATGCAAGAACACAAAGTGGATCACGAGGAAGATTAAAATATGAATTTAGAAATCAAGGGCAAGAAGTGATAGAAGCAGGTAGTGTTGATGTTTTTGATTTAGATGCTGATTGGAAACAAATTATCTTAACAACAATACCAGCACCAGAAGGAACTTGGCATATTAATGTCATTTTAGAGGCATTAAATAGCTCTACAGTAGAATTTGATTTAGCAGAAATGCAATTAGCATCTAGCAATGGAAGACAAAAACTGATTAAGAAGAGTTTAGAGCAAGAATTAAAGTATACAATTTATCCAAACCCATCGGTTGATAGAGTGAAATTTTCAATAGATGGAATGGAGAATGAAATGCCAACTTATAAAGTTTACAATGTACAAGGAGTACAGCAACTAAATGGTAAAGGCACTGAAATTCAGATTCAAAACCTATCAAAAGGTGTGTATTTAATTAAAGTGGAAGGCTATGCAGCACCACTTAAATTTATCAAGAAGTAG